The sequence CTAGGAATTCCCGCATGTCCGCGTAGACGGCACAATCGTTGTTTCCGTAGTGAGCGTCCACGAGCTTCTTGACCGCTTCGCGCCGCGACTTCTGAGCGTCGCACACGGCCACGAACTGTACATCCTTCTCCGGCAGCATCCACTTGACGATGTGCGTTCCCCGTCCGCCGATGCCCAGGCCGCCGAGCACGATCTTCTCGCTCGGTGGAATCGCACCATTCCGGCCCAGCACCGACGCCGGCACGATATACGGCGCCGCCAGCACACCCGCGCCGCCGGCAAGAACCGTGCGCTTCAACACCTGTCGCCGGCTAAGCGCGGCTTGAGCGGATCCGGAAGAGAACTTGCGTGATTGCCCCAGCTTCTGATCGCTGCCGTTCTGAGTTGAATGTTGTGAGGACATATGGACGATTATACGTCCCCGCCAACAAACCGCAAGCATGTTAGTCAAAACTCCTACCGGCCGGAGGAGAGGGGAGTGGGTACGAGTTGGTGTCAGCCAAAGCGGCCTTACCACGAGTGATCGCGGCCTCACAGCCGCCGCATTGCACATGAATCCCGCTATCAGGTTTCCCGTCCGCACGGGTTTGACGACGATCTTCCAGGCTGGATTTCGATGTGTCGATCTGCTAGAGAGGGGTGGGGGGGGTTGCTATGGCCACACTGACACTGGAAATGCCTGAAGACGTTTTTGCCGCCATGCGAAGCTCACCCGAGGAGTTCGCCCGCGAGATGCGTCTGGCAGCAGCGATCTTCTGGTACGCCCGCGGAGATGTCTCTCAGGAAGAAGGAGCCCGCATTGCCGGTCTGGATCGGACCGATTTCATCTTGGCTCTGGCCCGGGAGAAGGTTGACGTGATCCATGTCGATGTGGAGGAGCTGAAGAACGTAATACACGGACCACAAGAGGGCGCTCAGGCTGAATCTCATGTCGGCGACCCTTCACAGGCCGTTCATGGCCATCGAAGGCGAGAGTCGCCGCACGAGGGATTTCCTACTCGATCTCGATCTTCGCCCAGTAAGCCGCCTCGTAGGACCATCCGTTCGCCTCGTTGGTCAGTTGCAGTGTGATGATCTGGCCGGCGTACTCGGACAGGTCCACGTCGATACTTGTCCAGCCGTCGGGCGCGGTCTCCTTGCCGATCACTTTGTGAACCAGTTGGCGGTCGGCCGAGACTCTCAGAACCCAATCCCCCTGGGGATGGTGCCCCACCACCAGGTGCAGCGTGGTCTTCTTGCCGGGCGGAATGTCCACCCTCCGCCCCAGAACGCAAGGCATGCTTTCGCTCAGCGGATGAGTCACCAGAACGTTCTTCTTCCCTAGCTCGTCGCGAATTCCCGGCGACATGTCCGCGCCGCAGTCCCTGGCCATCCAGCCGGGGGCGAACTTCGCGAGCGCCTCGCTGAGGTCCACCCGCGCGCTCTCGCGAGGCTTCTCCGCCGGCGGCTTGATCTGAGCCATCTCCTCCGGCGTGAACCTGCCGCCCGCTATGGGCCCGGGTTCCCAGCACTGCTCCAGCTTGCTGGGCACGGGCTCGGCGATCGGCAGGACGAATACCTCCTCGCCGCCGGCGTTCTTCTCGATCTTGCCGCCGGCCTTCAGCACGGCCTGCCGGGCGACCTTCTCGCAGGCGTCGATCAACTTCGGGAAGTTGTAGCTCGTGTGGCTCCAGTACTGCTCCTCGTCGAGTTTCTCTTTGAAGCGGCCAGGGATTCTCGAAAACCCAAGGGTCGTGAAAAGCACCCCGGCGGCGCTCGACGGGTTGCAGTCTGAGTCCTGCCCGCACCGCGTGGAGATGATAATCGACTGATCCAGGTCGCCTTTGCCGTAGAGCAGCCCCACGACGATGTAGGCCCCGTTGATCTTGGCGTCGATGTTGAAGTCTCCCTTGTCGCAGGAAGCCCTGCGGTAGGCCGGGTTCTTGTGGTACTTCTCGTTGATCCGGTGCCAGGTCGCTTCCCAGTCATCCGGCTTTTCTCTGTACCAGGCGAGCACGTCGCGGACGCATTCGGCGTATTGGCTGCCCTGCGGAATGCAGCGCAGACCGGCCTCGACAAGCTTGATCGGATCCTTCTCGAAGAACGCCTCAGCGTACATTCCGCCGACGAACTGCCCGCCATACAGCCCGTCGCCGTAATTCATGAGCCGTCCGAACTTCTCGCCCAGCGCGATGACGGTATTGGGCAGGCCGGGCGAGACCAGGCCCGCAAAATCGGCCTCGATCTGATAGTCGATGTCGTCGGCGTGCTTGTTGAACTGCGGATGACCGGAGTCGGGCGGGGCAATGCCTTGGCGCAGAGCGTCGCGTCCGGCCTTGTTCGCATGCCAGAGTTTATAACCGCTGTTGGCAAAATCGATGCCCGCCTGCCGGATCGACACGTCGAGCCCATGAACCTCCAGCGTGCGCAGAAAGGTCATATCGACGTAGAGGTCATCCTGCTGGAAGCTGCCGTTGATCGTTTCCGGCACCCACTTGGGCATCTTGTCGGCGGGGATGATAACACCTTTCCATTTGAACTCGGTCGGCGCCCCCCATGCGACGCCGGCCATCTGGCCGAGCCAGCCGGCCTTCATCTTGTCGCGGTATTCCTTGACCGGCAGTCGGCGGACGTCCGCGGCCTGCACCACAGCAACAACGGATGCGACGACCAGCAGAATGATGACCAGGCGTCTCATGGAGTCCTCCTCGTAACTGATTCTCAGGTCCAAGTGTATCGCGGTCCTTGGCCCGCTGCGGACCGCCTTGCAGCCGCTGACCAAGGCTCCACCCGTTTTGTCAGGCGACCCCGCCCTCCTCAAGCACTCTGAATCCCATCAGGTCGCCCAGATCCTGCACCGCCTTCATGTGGTCGCCGTAGAATACCACGCGATGCAGCAGGGTCATCACGTCGCCTTTGATGACATCAGCACCCCAGTTGAGGAAAAGCCTCCTGGCATCTGGCACGCTTTGGGCGAACTGAGTACGACAGGCCAGCGGGCTCCTGCTCGTCTCGATGATCTTCCCCGTGCAGACCAGCATCGCGTCCAGATTGACCAGCTTGGCACAAGTCACCGGCTGGCCGACTCGGTTCTCGACCTCCAAAGCCACGCCG comes from Phycisphaerae bacterium and encodes:
- a CDS encoding ADP-ribosylglycohydrolase family protein; amino-acid sequence: MRRLVIILLVVASVVAVVQAADVRRLPVKEYRDKMKAGWLGQMAGVAWGAPTEFKWKGVIIPADKMPKWVPETINGSFQQDDLYVDMTFLRTLEVHGLDVSIRQAGIDFANSGYKLWHANKAGRDALRQGIAPPDSGHPQFNKHADDIDYQIEADFAGLVSPGLPNTVIALGEKFGRLMNYGDGLYGGQFVGGMYAEAFFEKDPIKLVEAGLRCIPQGSQYAECVRDVLAWYREKPDDWEATWHRINEKYHKNPAYRRASCDKGDFNIDAKINGAYIVVGLLYGKGDLDQSIIISTRCGQDSDCNPSSAAGVLFTTLGFSRIPGRFKEKLDEEQYWSHTSYNFPKLIDACEKVARQAVLKAGGKIEKNAGGEEVFVLPIAEPVPSKLEQCWEPGPIAGGRFTPEEMAQIKPPAEKPRESARVDLSEALAKFAPGWMARDCGADMSPGIRDELGKKNVLVTHPLSESMPCVLGRRVDIPPGKKTTLHLVVGHHPQGDWVLRVSADRQLVHKVIGKETAPDGWTSIDVDLSEYAGQIITLQLTNEANGWSYEAAYWAKIEIE